Proteins encoded by one window of Musa acuminata AAA Group cultivar baxijiao chromosome BXJ2-9, Cavendish_Baxijiao_AAA, whole genome shotgun sequence:
- the LOC135622496 gene encoding protein THYLAKOID ASSEMBLY 8, chloroplastic-like, with protein sequence MASLSLSTTRLLFLRRSPPPQQQQLPCPSHGLAAPVTCGPRDNRGKLLRGRTLSTEAILAVQALKRAAAAGDEARVHRIISVDLGRLIKADLLAALAELQRQNEWGLASKAFAAARREPWYRTDLALYAEMVSSLARCGASDEIDALVACLLEDEEGWISSENTKEISRFVRALMAAEKAKLVRDVYGNLKSGGFEPDEFLFKFLIRGLRRLGEDAAAEEVERDFEVWYECGSLPMEPLPV encoded by the coding sequence ATGGCGTCGTTATCCCTCTCGACCACGCGCCTCCTCTTCctacgccgctcgccgccgccgcagcagcagcagctccccTGCCCGAGCCATGGACTCGCTGCCCCTGTCACCTGCGGCCCCCGCGACAACCGCGGGAAGCTCCTCCGTGGCCGGACCCTCAGCACGGAGGCCATCCTGGCCGTCCAGGCCCTCAAGCGCGCCGCGGCCGCGGGCGACGAGGCCAGGGTCCACCGCATCATCTCCGTCGACCTGGGTCGCCTCATCAAGGCCGACCTCCTTGCGGCACTCGCGGAACTGCAGCGCCAGAACGAGTGGGGCCTCGCCTCGAAGGCCTTCGCGGCCGCCCGCCGGGAGCCGTGGTACCGGACTGACCTCGCCCTCTACGCCGAGATGGTGTCCAGCTTGGCAAGGTGCGGTGCGTCGGATGAAATCGATGCCCTGGTGGCCTGTCTCCTTGAGGATGAGGAGGGATGGATCTCCTCTGAGAATACCAAGGAGATTTCTCGGTTCGTTAGGGCTTTGATGGCGGCTGAAAAGGCGAAGCTTGTGAGAGATGTTTACGGGAATTTGAAGAGCGGGGGATTCGAGCCGGACGAGTTCTTGTTTAAGTTTCTGATAAGAGGGTTGAGGAGATTGGGGGAGGATGCTGCTGCTGAAGAGGTGGAGAGAGATTTTGAGGTGTGGTACGAGTGTGGAAGTTTGCCCATGGAGCCGCTGCCTGTTTGA